A stretch of Acropora muricata isolate sample 2 chromosome 7, ASM3666990v1, whole genome shotgun sequence DNA encodes these proteins:
- the LOC136921803 gene encoding LOW QUALITY PROTEIN: uncharacterized protein (The sequence of the model RefSeq protein was modified relative to this genomic sequence to represent the inferred CDS: substituted 2 bases at 2 genomic stop codons) — translation MTQKLSWQPRSMQLEWLNMFYNVERVIELPKTAHEYLIKGKGXFLQDSSXEPSENLPETVIRDHEKPPKRFEERLEEAGYCFASEVLSALKSFSLSPIYVNTYLDMWRYLIYKKETASQHQGHVLFSKQDFSRFTTLPDYWWYYLDQHSQGKVVNFRIKIKPVLSWYPVHYVRREGKLVKDPHFTVEKLCLTTVKRACDFSNLDQ, via the exons ATGACACAGAAACTTTCCTGGCAGCCAAGAAGCATGCAGTTGGAGTGGTTGAATATGTTTTACAATGTAGAAAGAGTAATCGAGCTGCCAAAGACAGCACAT GAATACTTAATAAAAGGGAAAGGCTAGTTCCTGCAAGACAGTTCATAGGAGCCATCAGAGAACTTACCCGAGACTGTAATTCG AGACCATGAAAAACCACCAAAGCGATTCGAGGAAAGGCTGGAAGAGGCAGGTTACTGCTTTGCCTCAGAGGTGCTATCAGCcctaaaaagtttttctttatcTCCAATTTATGTCAACACGTATTTGGATATGTGGAGGTACCTAATATACAAAAAGGAGACAGCTTCTCAACACCAAGGACATGTATTATTTTCAAAACaggatttttcaagatttacaACATTACCTGATTACTGGTGGTATTATCTAGATCAGCATAGTCAAGGAAAGGTGGTGAACTTTCGCATAAAGATAAAACCAGTCTTATCATGGTACCCTGTTCACTATGTCAGGAGGGAAGGCAAACTTGTCAAGGATCCTCATTTTACCGTCGAAAAGCTTTGTTTGACAACTGTAAAACGTGCTTGTGACTTTAGTAACTTGGATCAATGA
- the LOC136921804 gene encoding uncharacterized protein → MILYADDAVLFCDASTHEELQTTLEREFIEISNWYTDNRLTNNVKKTKLILAGSKRMLSLFEDFELQPNGTQIDRVQSFKYLRVTTDAKWSWKPHISNLLKKLGYRLSLFNRIFHMLDNRTRIPFYNGLVLPHLDYADTVWGDQPGQKWKNCKVFRTRKIKLGKMSSSEALKHLNWLPLAVRRLSHRCIAVENAIKGNIPQHFESFKSTLTNSHGYNTRNGYLPRLPKAKTECGRRVSYFRFLNDWMSLPAFLRKPMPCAIFKKNLTNFLMNNYL, encoded by the coding sequence ATGATTTTGTATGCTGATGATGCTGTTCTGTTTTGTGACGCATCAACACATGAAGAACTTCAAACTACTCTGGAACGTGAATTCATTGAAATAAGTAATTGGTACACTGATAACAGGTTGACTAATAATGTCAAGAAGACCAAACTTATACTGGCAGGCAGTAAAAGGATGCTGTCCCTATTTGAAGATTTTGAGCTGCAACCAAATGGTACACAAATCGATCGCGTACAGTCATTCAAATATCTGAGAGTAACAACGGATGCAAAATGGAGCTGGAAGCCACATATCAGCAATTTGCTAAAGAAACTAGGTTATCGCCTATCTTTGTTTAATCGTATATTTCATATGTTAGACAATAGAACTCGCATACCCTTCTACAATGGGCTAGTGCTGCCACATCTAGACTATGCTGACACAGTGTGGGGAGATCAACCCGGTCAGAAATGGAAAAATTGCAAAGTTTTCAGAACAAGGAAAATTAAATTAGGCAAGATGTCTTCTTCAGAAGCTCTGAAGCATCTGAATTGGCTCCCTCTGGCTGTAAGACGTCTTTCTCACCGATGTATTGCTGTAGAAAATGCCATCAAAGGAAACATTCCGCAAcattttgaaagttttaaaTCGACACTGACAAATTCACATGGCTACAACACTAGAAATGGCTATTTACCTAGATTGCCTAAAGCCAAAACAGAATGCGGAAGGAGAGTGTCTTATTTCcggtttttaaatgactggATGTCCCTCCCGGCGTTCTTAAGAAAACCAATGCCGTGcgcaatttttaagaaaaatcttacGAATTTCTTAATGAATAATTACTTGTAG
- the LOC136921807 gene encoding uncharacterized protein produces the protein MWSNVKETIHGHLPSTGVTLAGDERNDSPGHTARYCVYTLMEESSKLIVDLEVVDKRETGGKSAAMEKLALSRLLRRLKDVITISHLVTDASTSIKALVRDMKEQHSVLKDLIHDLDVWHKSAKLVKALTEASNLEDCGTIRDWIEPITNHFWFCCQQAEGDLSALKNKWFGVLHHLVGEHEWHDGQCSHGPLTAAENGKPILDKGSKAMEALRKVIMDKRWVESLIFYVWFKKFDSFHIFGVSGSHLA, from the exons ATGTGGAGCAATGTCAAGGAGACAATACATGGACATCTTCCATCCACTGGTGTGACTCTTGCAGGGGATGAAAGAAATGACTCTCCTGGTCATACAGCAAGGTATTGTGTGTATACTCTTATGGAAGAGTCCTCCAAATTGATTGTTGATCTAGAGGTTGTTGACAAGAGAGAGACGGGTGGCAAGTCAGCAGCCATGGAAAAACTGGCCCTTTCAAGGCTTTTGAGAAGGTTGAAGGATGTGATTACCATAAGTCATTTGGTAACAGATGCATCGACATCCATCAAGGCATTAGTGAGAGATATGAAAG AACAACATTCTGTGTTGAAAGACCTCATCCATGATCTTGATGTCTGGCACAAGTCAGCAAAGCTGGTCAAGGCTTTGACTGAA GCTTCTAACCTCGAAGACTGTGGGACTATTCGAGACTGGATCGAACCGATAACAAACCATTTCTGGTTTTGCTGCCAACAGGCCGAAGGTGATTTGTCTGCATTGaag AACAAATGGTTTGGTGTACTTCACCATTTAGTTGGAGAGCACGAATGGCATGACGGGCAGTGCTCACATGGACCACTTACAGCAGCAGAGAATGGAAAACCAATACTTGACAAGGGTTCTAAGGCAATGGAGGCCCTCAGAAAGGTCATCATGGACAAGAGATGGGTGGAAAGTTTGATTTTCTATGTATGGTTCAA GAAGTTTGACTCATTCCATATTTTTGGTGTCTCTGGAAGCCACCTTGCATGA